TTCACTAACATTAATCCGATACAAAAACGCATAAAACATAGGTTATAACCTGATTTTATGCGTTTTTTCTGTATGATTACCCTATTCCTGCTCAGCAAAAAAAGTCAACAAAGGCAGGGGCAATGTAGTCTCGATACTTCTCTGGACTCTCGCGAATGAGGGTCGCTGAAATACCAAATTTTCTAGGACTATAATGAGCTTGATAGCCTCGACTTTGCAGTTCCTGAGCGTATTCTTCCTCAGACACATAGAAGACTGGTACTTGATGTTCTGACAAGTCCAATAAACCAAGCAGGCGGTCTAGCCAAAGGTCCCAACCATCTGGATAGGGAGGCAAATCCGTTTCATCCAGGGCACGAACTTCGACAAAATCATCTTCCTTAAACTGCTCTTGAGCAAATTGAAATCGTTTGGTCAGGTCTAAACCTATCCTATCTCCTCGATCCTTGTCATATCCTGAAACCACCACATAAACCTGACCACAAGCCAACTTTGCTCGTTCAATCAAATCCAAATGCCCCTTGTGCATGGGGGCAAAGGTTCCGAAAACGACTGCTACGGTTTGTTTCATACCTTACCTTTCACATCCGAAACTATATGATTGCGGCAGATAAAGTCCTCACAATCTGCTTCTAAAAGCAGTCTTAGTTCTAGCATTTTACCACCTATTTGACCACATCAAACTTGAGCTCTTCGCCCTTGACCCCAACCTTCAAGGTCGAACCAGTAGCCAAGTCACCACGGAGCAACATTTCTGCTAACGGATCTTCCAATTTGGTTTGTAAGAGTCTACGAAGAGGACGAGCTCCCATTTCTGGGTCGTAACCTTGTTTAGCCAATAACTTGAGGGCTGACGGTTGCAGTTTAAGGGTAATTCCTTTCTCAGCTGTTATAGCTAACAACGGTTTAATCATGACCTTGACAACATCCTGCATATGAGTTTCCGTTAGGCTATGGAAGACAACTTTCTCGTCAATACGGTTGATAAATTCTGGACGATAGGCTTTTTTCAATTCCTCAAAAATGCGTTTCTCCACTTCCTTGTGGTCCTTAGATAAATCAAGGGCACCGAAGCCAACTGTCTTATCATCACGAAGGGCTGTTGCTCCAAGGTTTGACGTCATGATAATAATGGTATTTGAGAAATCAACCTTACGTCCCTTACTGTCTGTCAGAACACCATCATCCAAGACCTGCAAAAGAACATTGAAAATATCTGGATGAGCCTTTTCAACCTCATCAAAAAGAAGAACAGAATAAGGTTTGTTACGAACTTTTTCTGTCAATTCGCCACCTTCCTCATAGCCCACATAGCCCGGAGGGGCACCGTTTAAACGGCTGGCTGCGAATTTCTCCATGTATTCAGACATATCAAAACGGATAAGAGCAGATTCGTCATCAAAGAGAACTTCTGCCAAGGCTTTAGCAAGCTCTGTCTTACCAACACCAGTTGATCCCAAGAACATAAAGGAACCAATCGGTCTGCGACCTGTACGAATCCCTGACTGATTACGGCGAATAGCTCTGCTAACTGCAGAAATAGCTTCTTCTTGACCGATGACACGTTTATGCAGTTCTGCTTCCAAATTCAGATATTTCTTGGTATCTGACTGACTGAGCTTGGCTACAGGAATACCTGACAAGCGGCTAAGTGTTTCTAAAACATCTTCTTCTGTTACTTCAAGGTCATAGTTTTGACTAGCCTCGGCATCTTCTTTCGTTTTAATCAAAAGCTTGCTGACAGTCTTATATTTTTTATCCATCAAGGCCTTGTCAATACTCGTCAGTCCCGTTTCCTCAGCCTGCCCTTTCACTCGATTTTGTACCGTTGCACTGGCTTCATCCAGCAGATCAATGGCAGAATCTGGCAGGTTTTTACTGGTCAAATACCGCTTAGCGTAGGTCACAGCAGTTTCAACAGCAGTATCTCCAATACGGACCCTGTGGTATTTCTCAAAAGTACCTTTTAAACCAGTCAAAATGGCAATGCTATCTTCCACTGTCGGCTCTTCAATGGTCACTTTGGCAAAACGACGAACCAGGGCTGCGTCTTTCTCAATATACTTTTGATACTCTGTCTGAGTTGTCGCTCCGACCGTACGGAGGGTGCCACGAGCAAGAGCTGGTTTGAGGATATTGGCTGCATCCAAGGTCGAATCAATCCCTGACCCTGAACCCATAATGGTATGCAACTCATCGATGAAGAGGATGACCTGACCATCTTCCTCGATGTCGTTGATGATATTATTCATCCGCTCTTCGAAATCACCACGGAAACGAGTTCCAGCGATAACGTTCATCAAGTCAAGTTCCAAAACCCGCATCTTAGCCAAGCTAACAGGGACATCACCTGCAGCAACACGTTGAGCAAGACCCAAAGCAAGCGCAGTTTTTCCGACACCAGCATCACCAACTAGAACTGGGTTGTTCTTGGTTTTACGTGATAGAATTTGGATCATCCGTGCAATCTCAGCGTCTCGACCGATGACAGGTTCAATCTTCCCTTCACGCGCCAAAGCTGTCAAATCACGAGTGTAGTCTTCTAATCCACCACTTTGAGGTGCTGGGGGCATTCCCATCATCTGTCCCATATTAGTAGGTTTGGCTTTGCCACCCTTCATCACACTGCGGATAGCTTTAAGGTCCTCTTTGGTAAATCCCGCACGTGCCTCCAAGTTTTTACGCAAGTCCAAGAAACGAAACTTATCATCTGAGTCTTCAAAATAAAAACCTACCTTGTCCAAAATCTGACTAGCTGTTGACCGCTTGTCCAACAACATAGCCATAAACAAATGCTCCGTTCCCAGCTCCTTAGCCTTGACGACTTCTGCAATTTTCTTGGCAAAACTAGCCGTTTCATCCAAACGTTTAGAAGATGGTAAAATACGAAAACTATCCAACTCTTCACGATAGACCTTGTCGGTCACAACAAAAGTTGCATGTTCATAGTCAGAAATTGAAATAGGATATTCTGCCAAAACAGCGCCGGCGACTGTATCATGGTTGATAACGAAAGACAAGAGCACATGCCAGGTTTCCAAGTAATCACAGGCATAACGTTGGGCCACTAACTGGGCATCTTCAAAAACCCGTTGTAAACCAGTTGAAATTTTCATGAATTATTCCTCTTTCCTATCTAAACGTCGTAGTATTTGACGCATCATGCGTGCTCTAATAGTACTTGCATCTTTTCCTAATATTTCATCAGATCCTGTGGACAAAATGAGATTGCCTTCTCGTTCTGTCATCAATCCTTCATCAAAAAGGAGCTGTAAAATATCCGCATAAACCGTCGCAGACAACTGCTCACCCATGTTGTTTAACAAATCATGGACCAGTTCGTGCTTATCCGAAAAGGTAATCCGACCAATGCGAATATAACCACCGCCACCACGCTTGCTTTCCACAATATAACCACGGCTGGCTGTAAAACGAGTTTTAATGACGTAGTTAATCTGACTTGGCACCACTTCAAACCGACTGGCCAATTCACTTCGACGCAACTCAGCTACACTGACTTGGTCCAAGATGGCTTTGATATGCTCTTCTATATAATCCGATGTATTCTTCATCGCCATAGTATCGCCTCTTTCTTTGACTATCTTTGACCATTATACCTTAAAATGACGAATTTTGAAAGCAAAAGCCTAGCAACTAGCGTAGCAGAATTTTGAAATCTGCTCTGCTTTATCCTATAATAAAAGAAAAATAGAAAGGACTAGGGTCTCCGTATTTGGTTGAACTGAATACGGGCTACGGACTAGGCCAAAAAGATAAACGAGAACTAGTCATCGTTCTGTTTCCTATTTTGTCTGTATCCGCTTAAGGCCCTTTATATCTTATACCATGAACTTTCAAGATTACATTCAAGACTTTACAAGTGTGACTGTGGAGCAGGCACAGAACCTTCTAGCTGCAAAAGAGGGGGCTGTTCTCTTCATCGGACGAGCAACCTGCCCTTACTGCAACCGCTTTGCGCCAAAACTCCATAAGGTCGCCCAAGACAAGCAAGTGACCGTCCACTTCCTCGACTCCAGCCAAATCAGTCCAGAACTCCAGGCCCTTCGCGACCACTACCAAGTCCCAACTGTTCCAGGCCTCTTGGTCGCTAAACCTGCTGGTGTCCAAGTCCGCTGCGACTCCAGCATGACCGAAGAAGAAATTGTGGCTTTTATTCAAGGCTAATGCTAGACATTTCCTACCAAGCCAACACCTTCCACATCTCTCATCACGGAAGACCAGTCGGTAGCATCCATACCTACAGCAACCCCTACCACCAGACCAATATCTATCTGCGACTAGATTTAGTTGATTTCAATTACACCATAGCAGAGCAGCTCTTCCAGTCCCTACAGACTTCCTTAGGCGGAAAACCTCTTCAGGTTATGCTCTCCTCTGCAGAGCAGGAAAGAATTCATTTCCTCACCGCAGCTGGCTTTGTCTGCAAACGGAAATGTTACGAGTTCGAAGTGAGCAAGCAAGACTATCTCAGTCAAACAGGCACTTCCAACTTAAGCATAGTCCGCAAAGGCACCGCACCTTATCAAATAGCCTGTCAGCAAATTTTTGACCACTATCAAACAGTCCACCAAGACATCAATCCATGGACTGCCAGTCAAGAAGAATTCGAGAAGGACTTACCTGACCTGGTTTATACAGACTCAGAAAATTGTGCCTTCGTAGAAAACAATGAAATTGCCTACGTATGCGGAAAAGATGAACAAACTTTTGATTTCTTCATCCAAACAGTTATTTGCCAACTATTTGAACAGTATGAGCAAATTAGCTTTGAGGCTGATGACTGCGATCCTATCGCCATGCGTTTAGCTGACCAATTCCGACAACCAAACAAGCCTAGCTGGGATACTTATATTTTAGAAATCTAACAAAAAGCACCGACCACAAGGCCGGTGCTTTTTAAGGAGATTATGAAAAATATTTAGGATTGATACTAGTATAACCGAATCAAGCATAGCCGACATCCGCCCTAAGACCGATTTTATAAAAAGAACTCCCTTTCGGAAGTTCTTGAGTTGTCGAGTAGTCTTTCAGTTTGCTTTTAGTACTAGGCAACGAGCCGTAGGCTGTACTGAAGTACGGCAAGGCGAGTTAACGAAGTAATAAAAGATAAAATGAAGACTACTAATTATTTACCAAGAGCTGCTGCCATCGTAGCTGCAACTTCTGCTTCAAAGTCGTTTGAAGCTTTCTCGATACCTTCACCCA
This region of Streptococcus suis genomic DNA includes:
- a CDS encoding GNAT family acetyltransferase, which gives rise to MLDISYQANTFHISHHGRPVGSIHTYSNPYHQTNIYLRLDLVDFNYTIAEQLFQSLQTSLGGKPLQVMLSSAEQERIHFLTAAGFVCKRKCYEFEVSKQDYLSQTGTSNLSIVRKGTAPYQIACQQIFDHYQTVHQDINPWTASQEEFEKDLPDLVYTDSENCAFVENNEIAYVCGKDEQTFDFFIQTVICQLFEQYEQISFEADDCDPIAMRLADQFRQPNKPSWDTYILEI
- a CDS encoding thioredoxin domain-containing protein; this encodes MNFQDYIQDFTSVTVEQAQNLLAAKEGAVLFIGRATCPYCNRFAPKLHKVAQDKQVTVHFLDSSQISPELQALRDHYQVPTVPGLLVAKPAGVQVRCDSSMTEEEIVAFIQG
- a CDS encoding ATP-dependent Clp protease ATP-binding subunit gives rise to the protein MKISTGLQRVFEDAQLVAQRYACDYLETWHVLLSFVINHDTVAGAVLAEYPISISDYEHATFVVTDKVYREELDSFRILPSSKRLDETASFAKKIAEVVKAKELGTEHLFMAMLLDKRSTASQILDKVGFYFEDSDDKFRFLDLRKNLEARAGFTKEDLKAIRSVMKGGKAKPTNMGQMMGMPPAPQSGGLEDYTRDLTALAREGKIEPVIGRDAEIARMIQILSRKTKNNPVLVGDAGVGKTALALGLAQRVAAGDVPVSLAKMRVLELDLMNVIAGTRFRGDFEERMNNIINDIEEDGQVILFIDELHTIMGSGSGIDSTLDAANILKPALARGTLRTVGATTQTEYQKYIEKDAALVRRFAKVTIEEPTVEDSIAILTGLKGTFEKYHRVRIGDTAVETAVTYAKRYLTSKNLPDSAIDLLDEASATVQNRVKGQAEETGLTSIDKALMDKKYKTVSKLLIKTKEDAEASQNYDLEVTEEDVLETLSRLSGIPVAKLSQSDTKKYLNLEAELHKRVIGQEEAISAVSRAIRRNQSGIRTGRRPIGSFMFLGSTGVGKTELAKALAEVLFDDESALIRFDMSEYMEKFAASRLNGAPPGYVGYEEGGELTEKVRNKPYSVLLFDEVEKAHPDIFNVLLQVLDDGVLTDSKGRKVDFSNTIIIMTSNLGATALRDDKTVGFGALDLSKDHKEVEKRIFEELKKAYRPEFINRIDEKVVFHSLTETHMQDVVKVMIKPLLAITAEKGITLKLQPSALKLLAKQGYDPEMGARPLRRLLQTKLEDPLAEMLLRGDLATGSTLKVGVKGEELKFDVVK
- a CDS encoding CtsR family transcriptional regulator → MAMKNTSDYIEEHIKAILDQVSVAELRRSELASRFEVVPSQINYVIKTRFTASRGYIVESKRGGGGYIRIGRITFSDKHELVHDLLNNMGEQLSATVYADILQLLFDEGLMTEREGNLILSTGSDEILGKDASTIRARMMRQILRRLDRKEE
- a CDS encoding adenylyltransferase/cytidyltransferase family protein → MKQTVAVVFGTFAPMHKGHLDLIERAKLACGQVYVVVSGYDKDRGDRIGLDLTKRFQFAQEQFKEDDFVEVRALDETDLPPYPDGWDLWLDRLLGLLDLSEHQVPVFYVSEEEYAQELQSRGYQAHYSPRKFGISATLIRESPEKYRDYIAPAFVDFFC